TGCGGCCGCGTTCCGGGAGATCGAGGCCGAGCATCGCGCGATCACGGAGGAGCGCGCCACCCGGGCGACGGAGTACGTGGCCGCGGAGCGCTCGGGGGACGGGGCCAGGGCGGCGTCCGCTCGCGAAGCGCTCCGCGACGCGGAGTCACGCGCCAAGGCGACACGCGCGGAAGCCGTGGAGGTCATCCGGCGCACCGATCCCGGCGCCCAGGGGAGTGACACGAACTACGTGTTCCTGAGCTTCGTCCTCCACCATCTCCCGGCCGGCGTCATCGGGATCGTGCTCGCCGCGATCTTCGCGGCGTCCATGTCCTCGACCTCGGCGGAGCTGAACGCCCTCTCCTCGACGACCTCGGTGGACTTCGTGCGGAGGTTCGGCCTCGGCGGACCTCCCGAGGGCCGCCGGGACGTGTGGATCACGCGCGCCGCGACCCTCTTCTGGGGCGCGTTCGCGATCGCATTCGCGGAGTTCGCGAGCCGCCTCGGATCCCTGATCGAGGCCGTGAACATCCTGGGGTCCCTCGTCTACGGAACGATCCTCGGGATCTTCTTGGTCGCGTTCTACTGGAAGCGCGTGGGCGGGACGGCGGTGTTCCTGGCCGCGCTCGTGGCGGAAGGGGCGGTCATCTGGTGCTTCCTCGCCACCGAGATCTCGTTTCTCTGGTACAACGTGGTGGGCTGTCTCACCGTGATCGCGGTGGCAAATCTCCTCGCAGCCTGCTCCCGCGCGAAATTCCGGGCGGCGGGAGGTTCCGGCTAGTCGCGGCTGGTCCAGACATGTTCGGCTGGTTGGTACTCGCGCCAACTCGTTGAAGAACCCGGCGAGGTCTTGAAACACTTTCTTCTCGGGACGGGTGGACCCCTCGATCAAGCGCCAACCCTGGGACCATGCTTGTCGTCGGACCCGCAAGGGCTTCTGGAAGCTGCGGGTTTGTCTCCGCCCATGGCACGTTTTCTGCCCGTTTACAGTACGTCGCGGAGTTTCTCGAGGATGGCGGTGCGCTCCTCGCCGCGTGTGGGCACATGAGGTCCTGCTCCTGGGACTCGCAAGCCACACATCAACTCTCTGGTTCAGCCAGAGGCGTGTGGCACCATTCGCATCGACAGCCCACTGCACCCGTCCGGAGCACTACCCGCGGGACGCACCCCCCTACAGAGGAGACCTCGATGCATCTCCGAACGAGTGTCTTTACCGCGTTACCGTTGGCAATGCTGCTGGTCGCAATGGCTGGATGTTCGGATGACGACGACAATCCCGTCAGCCCGGGCGACACAGTCGCACCCACAGTGAGTTCTACCAATCCTGCCAATGGTGCCACAGGCGTCGCCGTCATCACGGCCTCCTTCAGTGAAGCGATGAACGCCTCCACGATCACGACGACCACCTTCACCGTAACCGGACCTGGTGCGACACCCGTGACCGGTACCGTCACCTACGACGGGTCGACAGCAATAGCGAAATTTACTCCCACAACTGCCCTCGCCCTCGACACGGATTATGCGGCGACGATCACGACCGGGGCCAAGGATGTCGCCGGCAATTCACTGGCGAGTAATCATGTGTGGAGCTTCAAGACAGCGGCGACGACAGGCGATCAGGCGGCCGTGGATCTCGGCGGAGCTGGGGCGTTTGCCATCCTGGCTGGTTCGACGGTTACCAGCACGGGTGCCACCGTTCTAACGGGAGATCTGGGCGTGAGCCCGGGAACCGCGGTCACCGGCTTCCCGCCGGGAACTCTGACCGGTGTGATACACCCCGGTGATGTAACATCGGCGACGGCCATGACGGATCTCACGACGGCGTATAACGATGCCGCCGGAAGAACGCTGGCACCGGTGACCGTGGCCGGCAATCTCGGCGGGTTGACTCTTCCCCCGGGCCTGTATAAGTCCACGTCCTCGCTCTCGATCTCCTCGGGAGATCTCACGCTGGATGCTCAGGGCGACGCCGATGCGGTCTTCATCTTCCAGATGGCATCGACGCTCACCACGACATCCGGTCGGGCCGTGATCCTGGCCGGTGGGGCCAAGGCTTCCAACGTCTTCTGGCAGGTCGGGAGCTCGGCGACGCTGGGAACGACGTCCGCATTCAAGGGGACCCTCATGGCGGATCAGTCGATTACCCTGAACACCGGGGCGACGCTAGAGGGCAGGGCGCTGGCCCGGATCGGTGCGGTGACGCTCGCCGGCAATACCGTCACCGTACCCGCCCCGTAGAGCTCCGAAGGACGGTCGTCGAGTAGGATTCGGGAGCCAGATGAACGGGTGCGAACCCGAGGGTTCGCACCCGTCATAATGATCGTCGTCCGTGCACGCGACTTGGGCCTTTCGCCAGTCGCCCAAGCCCTCCCGTTTCACATCGTCTTCTGCTTCCACTCCGCGACCTTCTTCTCGGTCGGGCGCGTGTCGGGCTTGTCCTTGTCGGCCTTGCCGATCTGCACGGCCTTCTCCGCGGTGGCGATGGCTTCCTTCGTCTTCCCGGCCTTCATCTGCATGTCGGCGAGGAGGCTCATGTTGAAGTAGTTCTGCTGGATCGAGACCGACTTCTCGGCCCACTGGGTGGCTTCCGGGACGTTCTGGTCCACGTTGAAGAAGTACTGCGCCGCGCGGAACGGCGTGCGCCAGTCGTCCGCCTTCATCGCGGCCACGGCGGCGCGGGAATTGGCGAGCGCCTTCTCGGTCACGTCGACCTGGATCGGAATCGCGACGCGCACCTTCTCCCACCGGAGCGCGAGCTCCCCGCCCGTCGGCGTGAGGTTGTCGAACGAGAAGCTCATCCACTCCTCGTGCGGCGCGCTCCCCGGCTTCACCTTGACCCGGAGCGCATCGTTCTTCTCGGAGTAGTCGAACGATCCCCAGGCGCCCTTCGCGTTGCTGAAGACGATCGTCCACTCGTCGTTCGCCGGGATCGTGAAGAAGCTGTAGCTCCCGGCCGGGAGCTTCTGCCCGGCCACGGTGATCGCGTCCGAGGTCTCGAACGTGGTGGCCTCGTTGGCCCCCGTGCGCCAGACCTCGTTCATCGGGACGAGCCCGCCCCAGATCGCGCGCCCCTTCACGCCGGGACGGCTGTACGTGACCTTGAGGTTCGTGAGCCCGATCGTCTGCGTGACGGTCGCCGACGGGCTCACGCGGGGCAGCGCGAGCTCGGTCTGGGCGCGGGCCGGGATCGAGAGATGGGGGGCCGAGACCAGGAAGAGCGCGGCCGTAGCAAGTAGCCCGGCGCGCGCCGTGCGGGTACGAATCATGGCGAATCTCCTCAGGGGGTAGTGGTGCTCGGGGCCGGATGGCCCGTGTCCAGGGATGGACGGTAGTCTACCAGACCGAGGGGACTCTCGAGCTCGCACCCGCACGAGCCGCCCGACGGGAAGCGCGACCGGTGCGGCGCGGGATCAGATCGCGGGACGCTCCGACAACGAGTTGGTCGCGGGCATGTCCATGGAGCGGTCGGGCCTCCGCGGACCCATGGCATCCAGGCGGTGCAGGATCGCCGCGCTGAACGCGGGGAGGTCCTCCGGCTTCCGCGACGTGATCAGCGGACCGTCCTCCACGACCTCCTGGTCGACCCACCGGGCGCCCGCGTTCACGAGGTCGGTCCGGATGGAGGGCCAGGACGTCACGGTCCGGTCCCGCGCGATGCCGGCTTCGACGAGCATCCACGGCGCGTGGCACACCGCGGCCACGGGCTTGCCCTCATCGAAGAAGCCTCTCGTGAAATCCACCATGCGCCGGTCCATGCGAAGGCGGTCCGGCGAGTAGCCACCCGGAATCACGAGCGCGTCGTAATCGCTCGGCGAGACGCGGTCGATCGACGTGTCGGGAACGATCTTCTCCTTCCCCTTCTTGCCCTGGATCGGCGTCCCGGCTTCCGAGCCGATCACGGTCACCTCGTGTCCCGCGCGGCGCAGGCGCTCGTAGGGCTCGCGGAACTCCGAATCCTCGAAATCATTGGCCACGATGAACGCGACTCTCGCCATGGCTCACCTCCTCGGTGGAATTCGTGCGGACGAGGGTCCCCGTCGCGGGACCCGAGGTCGGCGAACCGAGCAATGCATGTGCCACGGCGCTCCGGCCGCGTTCGCGGCGGAGAACGTGAGACGGGGATGGAGGATCGACCCTGCGGAGCGAGCACGGAGCCGGGGTCCGTGCGCAAGGGGGAACGGTCCGTGTTACAAAGCCATCAGCCGTTCGGAGTGGCCGACTCCAGGGTGCGGTCCGGAGATCCCGAGTCCGCGGACGAGGCCCGCACGGGACGCACCAGGGACGCGCAGCGCTTGGCCCGCTCCCTCGCGTCATCGATGTCGCCGCCGTAGGCCAGCGCGACTCCCATGCGCCGGCGGGGGAACGCCTCCGGCTTCCCGAACAGCCTCAAGTCGGTGTTCGGCACGAGGAGGGCTTCGTCCACCCCTTCGTATGCGATCCCGGCCGCGTCCATGCCGCCGTAGATGACGGCGCTCGCTCCCGGGGACCGAAGCGTGGGATCCACCGGCAGTCCGAGCACCGCGCGCGCGTGGAGCTCGAACTCGTTCTGGGCCTGGGTGACCAGGGTCACCATGCCCGTGTCGTGCGGGCGCGGGCTCACCTCGCTGAACCAGACCTGATCTCCCTTCACGAAGAGCTCGACGCCGAAGATCCCACGCCCGCCGAGCGAGTCCGTGATGTTCCGCGCGATCTCGCGAGCCCGCTCGCCCGCGAGCGGGGACATGGGCTGGGGCTGCCAGCTCTCGACGTAGTCGCCCTTCACCTGGACATGGCCGACCGGCTCGCAAAACGAGGTCCTCGTCTCGCCCGACGCGTCGCGCGCCCGAACCGTGAGGAGCGTGATCTCGTAATCGAACTCGATTCTCTCCTCCACGATGACGCGGCCGCCGCGCACGCGCCCCGCGCTCATCGCGACCTCCCAGGCCGCGTCCACCTCCTCGGGCGCCTTCACGAGCGACTGTCCCTTCCCGGACGAGGACATGACGGGCTTCACGAGGCACGGGTAGCCGAGCGTCGCGCCCGCCGCGCGCACCTCGGCCGCGCTCTCGGCGAAGGCGTACCTGGAAGTGGGCACGCCGAGCTCCTCCGCGGCGAGCCGCCGGATCCCCTCGCGGTTCATGGTGAGGCGCGTGGCGCGCGCGGTCGGGATCACGGTCGCGAGCCCGTCCGCCTCGATGCGCAGGAGCTCGTCGGTGGCGATGGCCTCGATCTCGGGGACGACGAAGGCGGGACGCTCCATCTCGACGATCGCACGAAGCGCTCGCGCGTCGGTCATGTCGATGACGTGCGCGCGGTGCGCGACGGCATGCCCGGGAGCGTTCGCGTACCGGTCCACCGCGATCACCTCCACGCCCAGCCGCTCCATCGCGATGACGACTTCTCTCCCGAGCTCCCCGGCGCCGAGCAACATGACCTTCGTCGCGCCGGGCGTCAGGGGCGTTCCGATCCGCACCATTCCATCCTCCAAGGACCCGCTGATGGTCCGCGTCAGGGTGTTCGCGCCCACGCGCCGATCATGAGCGGCAGCATGTGAATTCCGTTTCGCTCCACGACCTCGGACCGCAGTCGGTCGGCGAGCGTGTCCACGTCCACCTGCTTCGGATCCACTCCCGTCATGCCCTGGAGGCCGGGGAGGAGGCTTCGCGCGGTCTCGGCCAGGTACTCGTATCCGGGCCAGTCCGGACCTCCGCCGACCGGGGCCTCCATCCGAAGCTCGGGGGCCGGCAGACCGGCCTCGAGAAACACCCGGAAGAGATTCGTCCCCATCTGGAACTCCGCTCCATGCGACGACCCAACGTTCGGGATGAGCCACTCGCGGAGCGATTCGAACAGAGGCGTCGGCGGAAAGGTGGCCGGAGGATAGCTGAAATCGTTCTCGTGGAACGCCAGAATGCCGCCGCGGCGCACGATCGTGCTCAGGTGGCGGAGCATCGCGGCGGGATCGGGGAGATACATGAGGAGGAACCGCCCGACCGCCGCGTCGAAATCGGTTCCGAGCGGAAGGGTGCGGACGTCGCCTTCATGAAACATGACGTTCTCCCATCCGGCCGCCGCGGCGCGGGCACGGGCGGTCTCGAGGATGCGACCATTCATGTCGACCCCGACGACGCGTCCTCGCGGTCCCACCATCTCCGCGACGAGGAGCGCCACGTCGCCGGCACCACTCCCGAGATCGAGCACCCTCATGCCGGCCCCGATCCCCGCGGATTCGAACACGCGCCGGGTCAGGGGACCGTAGATCTGGTGCTGGAGCATGAGGCGCCGGGTCTCGCGATCGGAACGGCCGAGGGGGTAGTCGTCCGAGGGAAGGGGCACGGTCACTCCACGGGTTGGTCTTGGCGCCTGGATCGCCATCGAAGGCACCAGGGTATCAGACCTCCCTCGATTCTTGCGGGTCGACAGGGGGCGTCCGCGTCGGTAAAATCTACGGACCGGATTCAGCATCCGGGGCCCGACGACCCAGTCCAGAGCCCGCACCCATGAGTAGACTCCCCAGCGTTTCGAGCCCCGCCCTGAGCGTCCAGTTCCAGATCGTCGCCTTCTTGCTGCTTTGCGCGTCCCTGTGCACGTACGCGCCGGCATCCGCGTCCCCGGCCACCGCCGATGGACACTGGACCAGCCTCCCGTTCCCACCGCCGAGCGCGCGCGTCCAGCACAGCGCGATCTACGACCCGGTACGGAACCGGATGGTGGTCTTCGGAGGGCTCATCGGCGCCACGAACGCGAACGACGTGTGGGAGCTCACGCTGGGACCGACTCGGGAGTGGAAGAGGCTCAAGCCGACGGGCACGGCTCCCGCGGCGCGACGGGGTCACGTCGCGATCTACGACCCGGTGGGCGATCGCATGATCGTTCAAGGCGGAACGGCTGCCTCGTCCCTGTCCGACACATGGGCTCTCTCACTCTCGGGAGCCACGCCGGTCTGGACGCAGCTCATGCCCTCCGGAACGCCGCCGTCGGCTCGATTCGGCCACACCGGAATCCACGACTCGGCACGGAACCGTCTCGTCATCCACGGAGGTCAGAGCGGCATCGTCTTCCGGAACGACGTCTGGGCGCTCACCCTGAGCGGCTCGCCCGCGTGGACGCAGATCACGCCCACCGGAGGCCCACCCGCGACGCGATCGCGTCACACGGCCGTCTACGACACCGTGCGGGACCGCATGGTCGTGTTCGGTGGAACGAACGGGATCGACTCGTGGAACGACACGTGGGCGCTCCCCTTCGCGGGCACCCCCGCCTGGTCCGAGCTCCTGCCGTCGGGCACGCCCCCGACGCCGCGATTCGGCCACGAGGCGATCTATGACGCCCCGAGGGATCGCATGGTGGTGCACGGCGGGGAGGAGGGAGGCGAGCAACCGAGCGGCGCGGTCTTCACGCTCGGCTTCGCGAGTCCGCAGTGGAGCGCCGGCGCGCCTTCGGGAACGGCACCCTTGCTCTACGATCATTCGGCCATTTTCGACACGGCAGGGGACCGCATGGTCTTCTTCGCGGGCAGCGAGGAGCTTCCGACGAAGACGCTTGCCTGCCTCTCCCTCGCGGGCGGGATGTCCTGGGTGGACCTCGCGCCCATCGGGGTGCCTCCCTTCGGGCGCTCGGATCACGCGGCCGCGTACGACACCCCTCGCGACCGGATGATCGTGTTCGGTGGATCGGCGGGCGGCGTGCTCCAGGACGTGTGGTCGCTCCAGATGGTCGGACTCGTGTGGACCAAGCTCAATCCCAGCGGGCAGGCGCCTTCCGCGCGGACCGGCCACCTGATGATTCACGATCCACCGCGCGATCGCATGCTCGTCTTCGGCGGCGCCGATGCCGACGGCGATCTCTTCGACGATGTCTGGGCCCTGAACCTGGCGGGGCCGAGCTGGACCCAGATCAATCCGGCCGGAGGAACGGATCCGCCGCCGCGCAGCTGGACGGCGGGCGTGTACGACCCGACCGGCGACCGCCTCGTTCTCTTTGGAGGCTACGCCGGTAACGCACTTGGAGACGTCTGGCAGCTCACGCTCTCCGGGACGCCGGCGTGGAGCCTGATCACGCCCACGGGGGGACCGCCCGCGTCGCGCTGGCTTCACTGCGCGGCGCGCATCCCGGGAACGAACGAGATGCTCGTGATCGCAGGGACGGACAGCACGCTCTACGACGACGTGTGGAAGCTCAACCTGAACGGATCACCCGCATGGACCCAGCTCTCACCGGGGGGGCTCACGCCGCCGGCCCGCTTCCACGCGGCCGCGATCTACGATCCGGTTCGCTCACGCGTCGTGATGTACGGCGGTTCCGATCTGACCACGCCGAAAACCGATACATGGGCGCTCAGCGTCTCCGGGTCGCCGACCTGGTCCCAGCTCGCGCCGACCGGCTTTCTCCCGGTCGGACGTTTCGGTCACTCCGCCATCTACGATCCCGTGCGGGATCGCGTGATCGTCTACGGCGGCGTCACGAGCACCCCGACGGACGAGACGCTCGAGCTCGCGTTCGGAACCCCGACGGGCGTTGAGGCGTCCGAAACCGCCCGCGCGGGGATCCGGCTCCGGGCCGCGTATCCCAATCCGTTCCACGCGGAAGCGGTCATCGCGTTCGACCTCGCGCGGGCGGCCGTGGGGGTCGTGTCCGTGTACGACGTGCACGGACGCAGGATCCGTGAGCTCCAGCAGGGCCTTCTCCCCGCAGGAGCTCATCGTGTTCGCTGGGAAGGGAAGAACGATGCGGGTAGTCCGGTGGCGTCGGGCTCCTACTTCTACCGGCTCGAGGCGGAGGGAATCCGGCTCACGCGGAAGCTCATCCTGAGCCGCTAGCAGCGGCACGCACGGACGCGGCGCCGTGGCGGAGCAGCGCGCGAGAACGAACGAGGCCCCGGCGGTGCGATCCGCCGGGGCCTCGGACCGTTCCGTGGTCAGGAGGGAGTACGGCTAGTGGGCTCCCGCCATCTGCTTCATCCACTCCTCCTGCCCCTTCTTCATTTCCTCCGGAGTCATGTCCTTGACATGCGTGGAGATGCTCCAGCGATATCCGAACGGGTCCGTGAACTGGCTCATGCGGTCGCCCCAGAACATGTCCGCCGGGGGCATGACCTCCTTGCCGCCCGCCGCGATCGCCTTCTGGTAGGCCTGGTCGCAGTCCTCGACATAGATGTAGAACGTGACCGGTGAGCTTCCGAGAGACTCGGCCGACTTCATCCCCATCATCTCGTCGTTCATCATGACGACCGCGTTTCCGATCCGGATCTCCGCGTGCATGATCTTCCCGTCCGGCCCGGGCATGCGCATGACCTCCACCGCTCCGAGCGCCCGCTTGTAGAACTCGATCGCCTTGTTGCAGTCGCGCTGGATGAGGGACGGCGTCACCGTCGTGTAGCCCTCGGGAACTGCCTTTGCCTTCGCCATGAAACAATCCTCCACTACAGCGTGAGTGGACCGACTGGGGGGATCTCCTGGGGCCGGGGTGAGGATCCGCGCCGGCTCCGGACCGACGAGTGTATCGGACGTCGGTCCCACCTCAACATCTTCCATGACCATCCGCCCACTTCCCCGTGGAGTCTGGTCCGGCATAGCCAACCCGCTGAGCGGGTCTCCGCAGTGGTTCACCCTCCAGCCACCGGCCTTCCCGGCCAAGTCGTTGGAGATCCCCCGCTTGATGGCCGCCGCCCACTCGGCACGCGCGCTGCCTTAGTGACTCGGCGAGACGGACGTATCGACCCAGGTCCCTCAAACGCCGGCAGCCGGCGAGGAGATTCGATGAACGAGCAACGGGTAGGTCGCGAGGCGCGCCGCATGGCGGCCGAGGATTGCAGTGTCGTGTTCAAGCTGATCGAGCGCTCCGGATGGGTCGTGCTGGCGCTGATCACGCTCCTCGTGGTCTCGGGTTGCGGCGGCGACAACGGCGTGAAGCCCCAGCCTCAGCCTCAGGATCAGGGAACCCCGACCGCGGCGGGGGGCCTCGTGATCCATGCCTCGGCGAGCGGCGCCGACACGGACTCCGGAATGTTCTCCACGGGATTCGAGGCGACCGTGACCGACACGACCGGCGCGGCGGTTTCGGGCGCGACCGTCACGATGTCGGACGACGGAGGGAGCGTCCCGCTGACCGAAGTGCCGGGGACGCCGGGCACGTACCGGGCCTCGAGATCCGGACTTCCCTCGGGCATGCTGACTCTGGACGTGACGGCGGGTACGGCGCAGCTCCTCGGCGCGACGGTCCCTGTGCCGGATCTGCACGTGATCACCTCCCATGGCCCGAACGACGTGATCCAGGCGAGCCACCCGATCCATCTCACGTGGTCTCGTGCCGCAGCCGCGACGGAGGCCACGATCGAGACGAAGAACTACCAGGGAGCCCCCGAAGTGGATGACGGCACCAAGACGATCCCGACTCCGGGGAATCCAGCCCGCAACGACCAGGCGATCCGTGTGACCCGCGCGAATCGGGTTCCGCTCGCCGGCGCGGCTCCGGGCTCGACGCTCCAGGCCTCCGTCCGGACCTCCGTGGAGCCGATCGTGGCTCAGTAGATCCGGCTTGGCGCCGCCGGCACGCGGCGCGCCTCCAAACGACAACGCGCCACTGGTCGCCAAAAACGGCTAGTGGCGCGGCTCGTTTTTGAAGGTACGATTCATGGCAAGGGGGCCGGGCTGGAGGTTCAAGCCATGTCAGACAGCAGGGCCGGGGCCGCGCTTGTCATTTCGTTCACACTCCTTCTCCCTGTTCTCGCACCGCATCCCGCCGCATCGGCGCTTCCGCCGGGCTACTTCGTCGACACCGAGCAAGCTCGTGCCAGCCGTCACGACCGATGGGAAGCGACCGAGTGGGAGCTCGGCGACTTCACGATTTCCATTCGCCGGAAGGCGCCGGATCCCCACCAGGCCCGCCTTCTCGCGATCGCCGAGTCGACGTATCCGCCCCGGGACCTGGTCGCATCCGTGGCCCTCCTCGAGGGCTACGACATGGGATCCGACGTCTCGCGGGGAAATCTCTGGTGGTATCAGGGCGCCGGGCCGAACCGGCTTCCCTACGCGGTGACGCTGGCGGCGATCGACTACTACGCCGGGCTCACCGAGAGCTTCCGGCGGAGCAGGTTCTGGGAGGCCGGGACGCGCCCACTCTATTCGAGCCGTCTCGTCTACGAAGGGGCCATCGCACACCGGGACCGCTTCACGGTCTCGGGCGAGGACTATCACGATGTCTACGTCGCCCATCTCCATCTCGTGTGGGGATGGGACGACGGTATCTTCGATTCCTTCACGGAGGCGACGCGCACGGTCGTGCTCGACCGCGCGGGCGATGTGCTTGCCGTGTCCGGGGACCGGCCGTTCCAGGAAGACGTGGTGATCTCCGGGTGGAGGGATCGGGTGGGAAGGGAACCCAATCAATGAACCGAAGGCTTCGGCCGGTGCGAGCCGTGCAAGCATGGCTCCTTGCCTCGGCCTTTCTGATCGCGGGTCCGCACGGAGCCGGCGCGATCCCGATCAAGACCATCCGTGTGGCGCAGGGGCTCAGCATGCCGCTCTTCGTCACCGCTCCACCGGGCGACACGGCACGGCTGTTCATCGTGGAGCAGTGGGGCGGCGACGGACGCGGAAGGATCCGCATCGTGAAGAACGGGACCCTCCTTCCCACACCCTTCCTGACCACGGGCGTCCTCTCGACCGCCTTCGAGCAGGGGCTCCTCGGGCTCGCGTTCGCTCCCGATTACGCGTCCACCGGGCGCTTCTACATCCACTACACCAACA
This DNA window, taken from Candidatus Eisenbacteria bacterium, encodes the following:
- a CDS encoding VOC family protein, translating into MAKAKAVPEGYTTVTPSLIQRDCNKAIEFYKRALGAVEVMRMPGPDGKIMHAEIRIGNAVVMMNDEMMGMKSAESLGSSPVTFYIYVEDCDQAYQKAIAAGGKEVMPPADMFWGDRMSQFTDPFGYRWSISTHVKDMTPEEMKKGQEEWMKQMAGAH
- a CDS encoding type 1 glutamine amidotransferase domain-containing protein, producing MARVAFIVANDFEDSEFREPYERLRRAGHEVTVIGSEAGTPIQGKKGKEKIVPDTSIDRVSPSDYDALVIPGGYSPDRLRMDRRMVDFTRGFFDEGKPVAAVCHAPWMLVEAGIARDRTVTSWPSIRTDLVNAGARWVDQEVVEDGPLITSRKPEDLPAFSAAILHRLDAMGPRRPDRSMDMPATNSLSERPAI
- a CDS encoding methyltransferase domain-containing protein; translation: MPLPSDDYPLGRSDRETRRLMLQHQIYGPLTRRVFESAGIGAGMRVLDLGSGAGDVALLVAEMVGPRGRVVGVDMNGRILETARARAAAAGWENVMFHEGDVRTLPLGTDFDAAVGRFLLMYLPDPAAMLRHLSTIVRRGGILAFHENDFSYPPATFPPTPLFESLREWLIPNVGSSHGAEFQMGTNLFRVFLEAGLPAPELRMEAPVGGGPDWPGYEYLAETARSLLPGLQGMTGVDPKQVDVDTLADRLRSEVVERNGIHMLPLMIGAWARTP
- a CDS encoding DUF2911 domain-containing protein; the protein is MIRTRTARAGLLATAALFLVSAPHLSIPARAQTELALPRVSPSATVTQTIGLTNLKVTYSRPGVKGRAIWGGLVPMNEVWRTGANEATTFETSDAITVAGQKLPAGSYSFFTIPANDEWTIVFSNAKGAWGSFDYSEKNDALRVKVKPGSAPHEEWMSFSFDNLTPTGGELALRWEKVRVAIPIQVDVTEKALANSRAAVAAMKADDWRTPFRAAQYFFNVDQNVPEATQWAEKSVSIQQNYFNMSLLADMQMKAGKTKEAIATAEKAVQIGKADKDKPDTRPTEKKVAEWKQKTM
- the purT gene encoding formate-dependent phosphoribosylglycinamide formyltransferase is translated as MEDGMVRIGTPLTPGATKVMLLGAGELGREVVIAMERLGVEVIAVDRYANAPGHAVAHRAHVIDMTDARALRAIVEMERPAFVVPEIEAIATDELLRIEADGLATVIPTARATRLTMNREGIRRLAAEELGVPTSRYAFAESAAEVRAAGATLGYPCLVKPVMSSSGKGQSLVKAPEEVDAAWEVAMSAGRVRGGRVIVEERIEFDYEITLLTVRARDASGETRTSFCEPVGHVQVKGDYVESWQPQPMSPLAGERAREIARNITDSLGGRGIFGVELFVKGDQVWFSEVSPRPHDTGMVTLVTQAQNEFELHARAVLGLPVDPTLRSPGASAVIYGGMDAAGIAYEGVDEALLVPNTDLRLFGKPEAFPRRRMGVALAYGGDIDDARERAKRCASLVRPVRASSADSGSPDRTLESATPNG
- a CDS encoding carboxypeptidase-like regulatory domain-containing protein, coding for MNEQRVGREARRMAAEDCSVVFKLIERSGWVVLALITLLVVSGCGGDNGVKPQPQPQDQGTPTAAGGLVIHASASGADTDSGMFSTGFEATVTDTTGAAVSGATVTMSDDGGSVPLTEVPGTPGTYRASRSGLPSGMLTLDVTAGTAQLLGATVPVPDLHVITSHGPNDVIQASHPIHLTWSRAAAATEATIETKNYQGAPEVDDGTKTIPTPGNPARNDQAIRVTRANRVPLAGAAPGSTLQASVRTSVEPIVAQ
- a CDS encoding kelch repeat-containing protein, producing MSRLPSVSSPALSVQFQIVAFLLLCASLCTYAPASASPATADGHWTSLPFPPPSARVQHSAIYDPVRNRMVVFGGLIGATNANDVWELTLGPTREWKRLKPTGTAPAARRGHVAIYDPVGDRMIVQGGTAASSLSDTWALSLSGATPVWTQLMPSGTPPSARFGHTGIHDSARNRLVIHGGQSGIVFRNDVWALTLSGSPAWTQITPTGGPPATRSRHTAVYDTVRDRMVVFGGTNGIDSWNDTWALPFAGTPAWSELLPSGTPPTPRFGHEAIYDAPRDRMVVHGGEEGGEQPSGAVFTLGFASPQWSAGAPSGTAPLLYDHSAIFDTAGDRMVFFAGSEELPTKTLACLSLAGGMSWVDLAPIGVPPFGRSDHAAAYDTPRDRMIVFGGSAGGVLQDVWSLQMVGLVWTKLNPSGQAPSARTGHLMIHDPPRDRMLVFGGADADGDLFDDVWALNLAGPSWTQINPAGGTDPPPRSWTAGVYDPTGDRLVLFGGYAGNALGDVWQLTLSGTPAWSLITPTGGPPASRWLHCAARIPGTNEMLVIAGTDSTLYDDVWKLNLNGSPAWTQLSPGGLTPPARFHAAAIYDPVRSRVVMYGGSDLTTPKTDTWALSVSGSPTWSQLAPTGFLPVGRFGHSAIYDPVRDRVIVYGGVTSTPTDETLELAFGTPTGVEASETARAGIRLRAAYPNPFHAEAVIAFDLARAAVGVVSVYDVHGRRIRELQQGLLPAGAHRVRWEGKNDAGSPVASGSYFYRLEAEGIRLTRKLILSR
- a CDS encoding ice-binding family protein, whose translation is MHLRTSVFTALPLAMLLVAMAGCSDDDDNPVSPGDTVAPTVSSTNPANGATGVAVITASFSEAMNASTITTTTFTVTGPGATPVTGTVTYDGSTAIAKFTPTTALALDTDYAATITTGAKDVAGNSLASNHVWSFKTAATTGDQAAVDLGGAGAFAILAGSTVTSTGATVLTGDLGVSPGTAVTGFPPGTLTGVIHPGDVTSATAMTDLTTAYNDAAGRTLAPVTVAGNLGGLTLPPGLYKSTSSLSISSGDLTLDAQGDADAVFIFQMASTLTTTSGRAVILAGGAKASNVFWQVGSSATLGTTSAFKGTLMADQSITLNTGATLEGRALARIGAVTLAGNTVTVPAP